The following are encoded in a window of Algiphilus aromaticivorans DG1253 genomic DNA:
- a CDS encoding c-type cytochrome, whose translation MRYLLALIALAGASTATAENRPLDQLVSTCAACHGERGDKAIQPSYPLLAGQYADYLEAALKQYRDGSRKNAIMNGQAANLSDSEIEALARYYSRQESVVYTPSYAIDR comes from the coding sequence ATGCGCTACCTCCTCGCTCTCATCGCCCTCGCCGGCGCCAGCACTGCCACCGCCGAGAACCGCCCGCTCGACCAACTCGTGAGCACCTGCGCCGCCTGCCACGGCGAGCGCGGCGACAAGGCAATCCAGCCGAGCTATCCGCTGCTCGCCGGGCAGTACGCCGACTATCTCGAGGCCGCCCTCAAGCAGTATCGGGACGGCAGCCGCAAGAACGCCATCATGAACGGTCAGGCGGCCAACCTCAGCGATAGCGAGATCGAGGCGCTGGCGCGCTACTACTCCCGCCAGGAAAGCGTCGTCTACACACCTTCCTACGCCATCGACCGATGA
- a CDS encoding PepSY-associated TM helix domain-containing protein: MKRSLRQSLSLVHTWSGVLFGGLLFLIFFMGTLSVFDDEVDRWMMPGTRAIATADTGYDAALATVLAQPGAAEEAIFIAPPDARRPVYRARHHGPDDTHLTTWIDPASGDVLQDPGTLGASGFFFPLHFGLHLDYFGISAVGYWIVGLTGMITLVGLIAGVVIHRRIFRDFFSFRPERSRGRALLDLHNIGGVMLLPFLAVITLSGVLIFAHVHMPAGIFAVYPDREAFFHDAFPHPDREPAGEPAEMASIDTMIAEADRVWGGGRPLSIGVFHAGDANAYVAMYRYTGESISYDYEQLTFDGVTGELMHHQKLGPAMATYQFISGLHLAMFDHWPILWLYFLMGLGSCAVIGSGFLVWLDKRARSAGNFGYRLVQATGSATTVGLMLATVAMLAANRLLPAAQERATTEILIFFGVWAASLPAAWWRAGLANLRLQLALLAAGLLALPILNAASTGDHLLRTLARGDWAVAGSDLVFLTLGGAAALAAHALSPERKPVTAQRAAQASG, encoded by the coding sequence ATGAAGCGTTCGCTGCGCCAGTCCCTCAGCCTGGTTCACACCTGGTCGGGTGTCCTCTTCGGCGGCCTACTCTTCCTCATCTTCTTCATGGGCACGCTGTCGGTCTTCGACGACGAGGTCGACCGCTGGATGATGCCCGGAACGCGGGCCATCGCCACGGCCGACACCGGCTATGACGCGGCGCTGGCGACGGTTCTCGCGCAGCCGGGCGCGGCGGAGGAAGCGATCTTCATCGCGCCGCCGGACGCGCGCCGACCGGTATACCGCGCGCGGCACCACGGCCCCGACGACACGCATCTCACCACCTGGATCGACCCGGCCAGCGGCGACGTGTTGCAGGACCCGGGCACGCTGGGCGCCAGCGGCTTCTTCTTTCCGCTGCACTTCGGCCTGCATCTGGACTATTTCGGAATCAGCGCCGTCGGCTACTGGATCGTCGGACTGACCGGCATGATCACCCTCGTCGGCCTCATCGCGGGCGTCGTCATTCACCGCCGCATCTTCCGCGACTTCTTCAGTTTCCGGCCCGAGCGCTCGCGCGGGCGGGCACTGCTCGATCTGCACAACATCGGCGGCGTCATGCTGCTGCCTTTCCTCGCCGTCATCACCCTGTCGGGCGTGCTGATCTTCGCGCACGTGCACATGCCGGCGGGCATCTTCGCCGTCTACCCGGATCGCGAAGCCTTCTTCCACGATGCCTTCCCGCACCCCGACCGCGAGCCAGCCGGCGAGCCGGCGGAGATGGCCTCCATCGACACGATGATCGCCGAGGCCGACCGCGTCTGGGGCGGCGGGCGGCCGCTCAGCATCGGCGTCTTTCACGCCGGCGACGCCAACGCCTACGTGGCGATGTACCGTTACACCGGCGAATCCATCAGCTACGACTACGAGCAGCTGACCTTCGATGGCGTTACCGGCGAGCTGATGCATCATCAGAAGCTCGGCCCGGCCATGGCGACCTACCAGTTCATCTCCGGCCTGCATCTGGCGATGTTCGACCACTGGCCGATCCTGTGGCTCTACTTCCTCATGGGGCTTGGCAGCTGCGCGGTCATCGGCAGCGGCTTCCTGGTGTGGCTCGACAAGCGTGCGCGCAGCGCCGGCAACTTCGGCTATCGCCTCGTGCAGGCAACGGGCAGCGCGACAACGGTGGGCCTGATGCTGGCCACGGTCGCCATGCTCGCCGCCAACCGTCTGCTACCGGCCGCGCAGGAGCGCGCCACCACGGAAATCCTGATCTTCTTCGGCGTGTGGGCGGCGAGCCTGCCCGCCGCCTGGTGGCGCGCCGGCCTGGCCAACCTGCGTCTGCAGCTCGCGCTGCTGGCGGCGGGGCTGCTGGCGCTGCCGATTCTCAACGCCGCGAGCACGGGCGATCACCTGCTGCGAACGCTGGCGCGCGGCGACTGGGCGGTAGCGGGCAGCGACCTCGTCTTCCTGACACTCGGTGGTGCCGCCGCGCTCGCCGCGCATGCCCTGTCGCCGGAGCGCAAGCCCGTCACCGCGCAGCGCGCGGCGCAGGCCTCGGGCTGA
- a CDS encoding TonB-dependent receptor, whose protein sequence is MKATSRMLVAGLSLAAVLPASAQNEAGASDKGGAEAATLTPVTVTATRSSRGRPKTAIPGSVTVIEREELIAQSRITADLGEILADTVPGLGPSTQSLTNFGQQLRGRDFLILIDGVPQTTPLRAVSKQLRTISPASIERVEVIRGAVATYGFGATGGIINIVTRSGESVPEGRRLSTGFGATGSLTHPSDSLGAYLQQAISGRTGDTDYRFSLHAESTGGGFNADGRRIAPDAYGQGGGRDDSTELDFQMQLGHQFTDDQHLRLSLSRYRIIQDSELVTDDNPDDPAFGVPGPPKGTDPGIRNTSVSLDHEWRRLAGGTLSTQLYYQDYETRFSFFEGYATGPGQSELVSEKLGLRLAHDRGLWGDASIVYGLDALRDETAQPLLDGRTSVPPIEQLSYAPFAQLEQPLGSRLLLRGGVRHERVSLDVPTFTNETADPDVRSEVAGGSLDYDETVFNIGAVLDIAAGQEVFAAFSQGFSVADVGRVLRTISGSGSADSVAAIDPEAQVVDNYELGWRGSFARFSAEASVFLTTSDLGATFDEQLNISRQKEEIYGVELSGDWRMHPQLTLGGSLSLQEGEADTDGDGSVDAYLPATRISPPKGTLHLKWQAADGSWDARLQATRFADRDRSPYIGGFGSNDIDGYTLVDAATSLALGPGRLSVGIDNLLNEDYLTATGQVYGSFQQGVPGRGASLRVGYSLDY, encoded by the coding sequence ATGAAGGCGACATCCCGCATGCTGGTGGCCGGACTGTCTCTGGCCGCAGTGCTTCCCGCCTCCGCGCAGAACGAGGCCGGCGCGTCCGACAAGGGCGGCGCCGAGGCCGCGACGCTGACCCCGGTCACCGTCACCGCCACGCGCAGCAGCCGCGGCCGGCCGAAGACTGCCATTCCCGGCAGCGTCACCGTCATCGAGCGCGAGGAGCTGATCGCGCAGAGCCGGATCACGGCCGATCTCGGCGAGATCCTCGCCGACACGGTGCCCGGCCTGGGGCCGAGCACGCAGAGCCTGACCAACTTCGGCCAGCAGCTGCGTGGCCGCGATTTCCTCATCCTCATCGATGGCGTGCCGCAGACGACGCCGCTGCGCGCGGTCTCCAAGCAGCTGCGTACGATCTCGCCGGCCAGCATCGAGCGTGTCGAGGTCATTCGGGGCGCGGTGGCGACCTACGGTTTCGGCGCCACCGGCGGCATCATCAACATCGTTACGCGCAGCGGCGAATCGGTGCCGGAGGGACGGCGCCTGAGCACGGGCTTCGGCGCCACCGGCTCGCTGACGCACCCCAGCGACAGCCTGGGCGCCTATCTGCAGCAGGCGATCAGCGGCCGCACCGGCGACACCGACTATCGCTTCAGCCTGCACGCCGAGAGCACCGGTGGTGGTTTCAACGCCGACGGCCGCCGCATCGCGCCGGACGCCTACGGCCAGGGCGGCGGCCGCGACGACAGCACCGAGCTCGACTTCCAGATGCAGCTCGGGCATCAATTCACGGACGATCAGCACCTGCGCCTGAGCCTGAGCCGCTACCGCATCATCCAGGACAGCGAGCTCGTTACCGACGACAACCCGGACGATCCGGCCTTCGGGGTGCCCGGCCCGCCCAAGGGCACCGATCCGGGGATCCGCAACACCTCCGTGAGCCTCGATCACGAGTGGCGGCGCCTGGCCGGCGGCACGCTGAGCACGCAGCTCTACTATCAGGACTACGAGACTCGCTTCAGCTTCTTCGAAGGCTATGCCACAGGCCCGGGGCAGTCCGAGCTGGTCTCCGAGAAGCTCGGCCTGCGGCTGGCCCACGACCGCGGTCTCTGGGGGGACGCCAGCATCGTCTACGGCCTCGATGCGCTGCGCGACGAGACGGCGCAGCCGCTCCTCGACGGCCGCACCAGTGTGCCGCCCATCGAGCAGCTGAGTTACGCGCCCTTCGCGCAGCTCGAGCAGCCGCTGGGCAGCCGTCTTCTGCTGCGTGGCGGCGTGCGTCACGAGCGGGTTTCGCTGGATGTTCCCACCTTCACCAACGAGACGGCGGACCCCGATGTGCGCAGCGAGGTTGCCGGCGGCTCGCTGGACTACGACGAGACGGTCTTCAACATCGGCGCCGTGCTGGACATCGCCGCCGGTCAGGAGGTCTTCGCCGCCTTCAGCCAGGGTTTCTCGGTGGCCGATGTCGGCCGTGTGCTGCGCACGATCAGCGGGTCGGGCAGCGCCGACAGCGTCGCCGCGATCGATCCCGAGGCGCAGGTGGTGGACAACTACGAACTGGGCTGGCGGGGCAGCTTCGCCCGCTTCAGCGCCGAGGCCAGCGTCTTCCTGACCACTTCCGACCTGGGCGCAACCTTCGACGAGCAGCTCAACATCTCGCGGCAGAAGGAGGAGATCTACGGCGTCGAGCTCAGCGGCGACTGGCGGATGCATCCGCAACTGACCCTGGGCGGCAGCCTTTCCCTGCAGGAGGGCGAGGCCGACACCGACGGCGACGGTAGCGTCGATGCCTATCTGCCGGCGACGCGCATCAGCCCGCCCAAGGGCACGCTGCACCTCAAGTGGCAGGCCGCCGATGGCAGCTGGGATGCGCGCCTGCAGGCGACCCGTTTCGCCGACCGCGATCGTTCGCCGTATATCGGCGGTTTCGGCAGTAACGACATCGACGGCTACACGCTGGTCGATGCCGCGACCAGCCTGGCGCTGGGGCCGGGCCGGCTGAGTGTCGGCATCGACAATCTGCTCAACGAGGACTATCTGACCGCCACGGGGCAGGTCTACGGCAGTTTCCAGCAGGGTGTGCCGGGCCGCGGCGCGAGCCTGCGGGTGGGCTACAGCCTCGATTACTAG
- a CDS encoding TonB-dependent siderophore receptor: MGASGAVVAADGGDSDAVSELSPIDVVGSAERADGPVEGYLAGRSDTGTKTGAPIIETPQSLSVVTREQLEDRGAIDLVEGVAYTPGISIQNRASQSVIDSFSIRLRGFSAQDATFRDGTQLQAGLAYDAPLEIYGVERIEVLRGPASVLYGQGQPGGLINLVTKKPTDEPLHEFGMQLGSDNHRRVFADVSDALDDEGDWRYRLTGMWQEADSHIDFVNDDRIYLAPSLRWQPSEATRWTLLARYQVNETRYPWSAFPRAGTKEPGPNGRIPDNRYIGEPGFDRYDATTVGFGSILEQQLTDWLAFEQNLRYRRVRYDVLDVFRNYFGPYIDDELRTLLNRGIRARFDDGETITADNRLVARVDHGSFEHTLLAGVDYKRLKLNSRDSGFLTIEGPAAELDLFDPVYGRDFTPPQPEDFTTTRTEADQIGLYLQEHVRIADRLVLNLGGRYDSVSERSSDAAEEDQSELSLRAGAVYLFDGGWAPYVSYSESFAPEYGRNPVSGADYDPIRGEQIEAGLRWRPPGVGLAVTAAAFDILRSNELEQNPDNPGNPQDQVQVGETRSRGAELEVLADLATGLQLTGGYTWQQVEVEEAGASGTTEGKRLTDRPEHLASLWLDYSVVGGALDGLGLGAGVRYTGTSFADTANTFKYPVATLVDAAVRYQLNPQIGLQLSVTNLLDEQPVYCGGQQPTATCDYGVPRELLGTLTYRWQ, from the coding sequence TTGGGGGCTTCCGGGGCGGTCGTCGCGGCGGATGGTGGCGATAGCGACGCCGTCAGCGAGCTGAGCCCGATCGATGTGGTCGGCTCGGCCGAGCGCGCCGACGGTCCGGTCGAGGGCTATCTGGCCGGGCGCAGCGATACCGGTACCAAGACCGGCGCGCCGATCATCGAGACCCCGCAGTCGCTGTCGGTCGTGACCCGCGAGCAGCTGGAGGACCGCGGTGCCATCGATCTGGTCGAGGGCGTGGCCTATACACCGGGCATCTCCATACAGAACCGCGCTTCGCAGTCGGTGATCGACTCCTTCTCGATCCGCCTGCGCGGCTTCTCGGCGCAGGACGCCACTTTCCGCGACGGCACGCAGCTGCAGGCCGGCCTGGCCTACGACGCGCCGCTGGAGATCTACGGCGTGGAGCGCATCGAGGTGCTGCGCGGGCCGGCATCGGTGCTCTACGGCCAGGGCCAGCCGGGCGGCTTGATCAATCTGGTGACCAAGAAGCCCACCGACGAGCCGCTGCACGAGTTCGGAATGCAGCTCGGCAGCGACAACCATCGCCGCGTCTTCGCCGACGTTTCGGATGCGCTCGACGACGAGGGCGACTGGCGCTACCGGCTGACCGGCATGTGGCAGGAAGCCGATTCGCACATCGACTTCGTCAACGACGACCGCATCTATCTGGCGCCGTCGCTGCGCTGGCAGCCCAGCGAGGCCACGCGCTGGACGCTGCTGGCGCGCTACCAAGTCAACGAGACGCGCTATCCCTGGAGCGCGTTCCCGCGCGCCGGCACCAAGGAGCCGGGGCCGAACGGCCGGATTCCCGACAACCGCTATATCGGCGAGCCCGGCTTCGACCGCTACGACGCCACGACGGTCGGCTTCGGCAGCATCCTTGAGCAGCAGCTCACTGACTGGCTGGCCTTCGAGCAGAACCTGCGCTATCGGCGCGTGCGCTACGACGTGCTCGACGTCTTCCGCAACTACTTCGGGCCCTACATCGACGACGAGCTGCGCACGCTGCTGAACCGCGGCATACGCGCGCGCTTCGACGACGGCGAGACCATCACCGCGGACAACCGCCTGGTCGCGCGTGTCGACCACGGCTCCTTCGAGCACACGCTGCTCGCCGGCGTCGACTACAAGAGGCTGAAGCTAAACAGCCGCGACAGCGGCTTCCTGACCATCGAAGGGCCGGCGGCGGAGCTGGACCTCTTTGACCCGGTCTACGGGCGCGATTTCACGCCGCCCCAGCCGGAGGACTTCACGACGACGCGTACCGAAGCCGACCAGATCGGCCTCTACCTGCAGGAACACGTCCGCATCGCCGACCGGCTGGTGTTGAATCTGGGTGGCCGCTACGACAGCGTCAGCGAACGCAGCAGCGATGCCGCCGAGGAAGACCAGAGCGAGCTGAGCCTGCGCGCCGGCGCGGTCTATCTCTTCGACGGCGGCTGGGCGCCCTACGTCAGCTACAGCGAGTCCTTCGCGCCCGAATACGGCCGCAATCCGGTCAGCGGCGCCGACTACGATCCCATCCGCGGCGAGCAGATCGAGGCCGGACTGCGCTGGCGGCCGCCGGGCGTCGGATTGGCTGTGACCGCTGCGGCCTTCGACATCCTGCGCAGCAACGAGCTGGAACAGAATCCGGACAACCCGGGCAATCCCCAGGATCAGGTGCAGGTCGGCGAAACAAGATCGCGCGGTGCCGAGCTCGAGGTACTGGCTGATCTGGCGACGGGTCTGCAGCTCACCGGGGGCTACACCTGGCAGCAGGTCGAAGTGGAGGAAGCCGGCGCCAGCGGAACCACCGAGGGCAAGCGGCTGACCGATCGTCCCGAGCATCTGGCGAGCCTGTGGCTCGACTACAGCGTGGTCGGCGGTGCCCTGGACGGCCTGGGGCTCGGCGCTGGCGTGCGCTACACCGGCACGAGCTTTGCCGACACCGCCAACACCTTCAAGTATCCCGTGGCAACGCTGGTCGACGCCGCCGTGCGTTACCAGCTCAACCCGCAGATCGGCCTGCAGCTCAGCGTGACGAATCTGCTGGACGAGCAGCCCGTCTACTGCGGCGGCCAGCAGCCCACGGCCACCTGCGACTACGGCGTGCCACGCGAGCTGCTCGGCACGCTGACCTATCGCTGGCAGTAA